A single Gammaproteobacteria bacterium DNA region contains:
- a CDS encoding fatty acid desaturase: MNPRDYNYQASDMARFKLEVLLCNAIILALFAYFIGTGEHLWLCLILLNISLVRWMLAVHELFHHCHSEQLHPLIRSFLIPFSPLNIGYAEYQQLHAGHHAHTASEQDPDAFHIRGGHLRSLLGALRFPEQCSLHYVRQQAGGYRPDAAVLARLSLFVLLAWWGGMAFWIMWLALRINYGIAVWVFFHHLHYRQQQYGTFELPLPMLLQRGLALLYGKPALLATMHHDVHHQWPKAAAWHLPTLRPLLIAIRDGASSDPTTHQSGPRTVPASAGTRAAAASAQAKSAD, encoded by the coding sequence ATGAATCCGCGCGACTACAACTACCAAGCTTCAGACATGGCTCGCTTCAAACTCGAAGTGCTGCTGTGTAACGCGATCATCCTCGCCCTGTTCGCCTATTTCATCGGCACCGGCGAACATCTCTGGCTCTGCCTGATACTGCTTAACATCAGTTTAGTCCGCTGGATGCTGGCCGTGCACGAGCTATTTCATCATTGCCACAGCGAACAGCTCCATCCGCTGATTCGCAGCTTTCTGATTCCGTTTTCACCGCTCAACATTGGCTACGCCGAATACCAGCAATTGCACGCCGGCCATCATGCCCATACCGCCAGCGAACAAGACCCTGACGCTTTCCACATTCGCGGTGGCCACCTGCGATCGCTGCTCGGCGCCCTGCGCTTTCCGGAGCAATGCAGCTTACACTATGTCCGCCAACAGGCTGGAGGCTATCGCCCAGACGCGGCGGTGCTGGCACGCCTGTCACTGTTCGTTCTGCTCGCCTGGTGGGGCGGTATGGCGTTCTGGATCATGTGGCTGGCGCTGCGCATCAACTACGGCATTGCCGTCTGGGTCTTTTTCCATCATCTGCACTACCGCCAGCAACAATACGGCACCTTCGAATTACCGCTGCCAATGCTGCTGCAACGCGGACTGGCTCTGCTGTATGGCAAACCTGCGTTGCTGGCCACCATGCATCACGACGTTCACCACCAGTGGCCCAAAGCCGCAGCCTGGCATTTGCCCACCCTACGCCCTTTGCTGATCGCAATCAGGGACGGTGCATCCAGCGATCCAACCACACATCAATCCGGCCCCAGAACCGTTCCAGCCAGCGCCGGTACCAGGGCCGCCGCAGCCAGTGCTCAAGCGAAATCTGCCGACTAG
- a CDS encoding phospholipase D-like domain-containing protein, translating to MNIHYHTTRFGWRDGNDAELLCDGEIFFPRMLQAIDQAEQEVLLEMYLFESGQVADRFISSLCRAAQRGAQVYLLLDDFGCHALKTADRDHLRRAGVRLHFYNPLHYGRLRRALFRDHRKLLLVDGALAFVGGAGIADEFDALVHGKLAWRETMLALRGPCLQDWRQLFIEAWRQCSGDISLANDFVVQTFADRFQGRVSPSSGQYGQEIKQTLMKRLRAAERRVWIATAYFVPSVKLRRALARAARRGVDVRLLLPGPQTDHPSVRHAGRRFYYSLLRAGVRIFEYQPRFTHAKVQMCDAWVSIGSSNIDRWNFRWNLEANQELEDESFARQVAEMFERDFAASRQISLEHWLRRPWYRRWLERFWGRIDVWLDRWMHRP from the coding sequence ATGAACATTCATTATCACACGACCCGATTTGGCTGGCGTGATGGTAACGATGCTGAGCTGTTGTGTGACGGCGAGATTTTTTTTCCGCGCATGTTGCAGGCCATTGATCAGGCAGAACAGGAAGTGCTGCTTGAGATGTATTTGTTCGAATCTGGTCAGGTCGCTGATCGTTTTATTTCCTCTCTTTGTCGCGCTGCCCAGCGTGGCGCGCAAGTTTATTTGTTGCTGGATGATTTTGGCTGTCATGCACTGAAAACGGCAGATCGCGACCACTTGCGCAGAGCCGGAGTTCGGCTGCACTTTTATAACCCCTTACATTATGGTCGATTGCGCCGAGCCTTGTTTCGCGATCATCGCAAATTATTGCTGGTAGATGGTGCGCTGGCGTTTGTTGGTGGTGCCGGAATTGCGGATGAGTTTGATGCGCTTGTCCACGGGAAATTGGCATGGCGTGAAACTATGTTGGCCTTGCGCGGACCTTGTTTACAAGACTGGCGACAGTTGTTTATTGAGGCATGGCGGCAATGTAGTGGTGATATTTCGCTGGCGAATGATTTTGTGGTGCAGACGTTTGCTGATCGTTTTCAGGGGCGGGTCAGTCCTTCGTCAGGGCAGTATGGGCAGGAAATTAAGCAGACGTTGATGAAGCGGTTACGCGCGGCTGAACGTCGTGTCTGGATTGCAACCGCGTATTTTGTGCCGTCAGTAAAGTTGCGCCGCGCATTGGCCAGAGCTGCTCGTCGCGGCGTGGATGTGAGATTGTTGTTGCCGGGGCCGCAGACCGATCATCCTTCGGTGCGTCATGCGGGGCGGCGTTTTTACTATTCGCTGTTACGCGCGGGCGTGCGCATTTTTGAATATCAGCCACGTTTCACTCATGCGAAAGTGCAGATGTGTGATGCCTGGGTGTCGATTGGCTCGAGCAACATTGACCGCTGGAATTTTCGCTGGAATCTGGAAGCTAACCAGGAGCTGGAGGACGAGAGTTTTGCCCGGCAGGTGGCGGAGATGTTTGAGCGTGATTTTGCCGCTAGTCGGCAGATTTCGCTTGAGCACTGGCTGCGGCGGCCCTGGTACCGGCGCTGGCTGGAACGGTTCTGGGGCCGGATTGATGTGTGGTTGGATCGCTGGATGCACCGTCCCTGA